Proteins found in one Hevea brasiliensis isolate MT/VB/25A 57/8 chromosome 18, ASM3005281v1, whole genome shotgun sequence genomic segment:
- the LOC131169166 gene encoding cullin-4-like, whose translation MDRRWLSIKMNRPAELIAKFLDEKLRAGNKGTSEEELEGTLDKVLVLFRFIQGKDVFEAFYKKDLAKRLLLGKSASIDAEKSMISKLKTECGSQFTNKLEGMFKDIELSKEINESFKQSSLARTKLPSGIEMSVHVLTTGYWPTYPPMDVRLPHELNVYQDIFKEFYLSKYSGRRLMWQNSFGHCVLKAEFPKGKKELAVSLFQTVVLMLFNDAQKLSFQDIKDATSIEDIELRRTLQSLACGKVRVLQKLPKGRDVEDDDSFVFNDGFTAPLYSIKLHMFVMLVNAIQTKETVEENTSTTERVFQDRQYQVDAAIVRIMKTRKVLSHTLLITELFQQLKFPIKPADLKKRIESLIDREYLLRDKSNPQIYNYLA comes from the exons ATGGATCGTCGGTGGTTAAGCATTAAAATG AACCGGCCGGCTGAGCTGATTGCAAAGTTTCTGGATGAGAAGCTTCGTGCTGGAAATAAGGGAACCTCTGAAGAGGAGTTGGAGGGTACGCTTGATAAAGTTTTGGTTTTGTTCAGGTTTATTCAG GGCAAGGATGTGTTTGAAGCATTTTATAAGAAAGATCTTGCTAAAAGACTACTATTGGGAAAAAGTGCTTCTATCGATGCAGAAAAATCTATGATATCAAAG CTGAAGACCGAGTGCGGCAGCCAGTTTACAAACAAACTTGAAGGAATGTTTAAG GATATTGAACTTTCAAAGGAGATAAATGAATCCTTCAAACAATCATCCCTGGCAAGGACAAAACTTCCATCAGGGATTGAGATGAGTGTCCATGTTTTAACAACAGG GTACTGGCCTACATATCCGCCCATGGATGTTAGGCTTCCTCACGAGCTAAATGTCTATCAGG ATATTTTCAAAGAATTCTACTTAAGTAAATATAGTGGCAGGCGCTTAATGTGGCAAAATTCATTTGGTCACTGTGTGTTGAAAGCTGAATTTCCGAAAGGTAAAAAGGAGCTGGCAGTTTCTCTATTTCAG ACTGTCGTTTTGATGTTGTTTAATGATGCCCAAAAGCTTAGCTTTCAAGATATTAAGGATGCCACTAGCATAGAGGACATAGAACTGAGACGGACTTTGCAGTCTCTTGCATGTGGAAAAGTTCGTGTCCTGCAAAAG CTGCCTAAAGGGAGGGATGTGGAGGATGATGATTCGTTTGTTTTCAACGATGGATTTACTGCTCCTCTGTATAGTATAAAGCTACATATGTTTGTTATGTTG GTCAATGCAATCCAGACGAAGGAAACTGTAGAGGAGAACACAAGCACCACTGAGAGAGTATTTCAAGACCGACAATACCAG GTTGATGCTGCTATTGTTCGGATAATGAAGACAAGGAAAGTACTAAGTCACACACTTCTGATTACTGAACTCTTCCAACAG CTTAAGTTTCCTATCAAGCCAGCGGATTTGAAGAAAAGGATAGAGAGCCTCATCGACAGGGAGTACCTGTTGCGAGACAAGAGCAACCCTCAAATATACAATTACCTAGCATAA